One region of Wyeomyia smithii strain HCP4-BCI-WySm-NY-G18 chromosome 3, ASM2978416v1, whole genome shotgun sequence genomic DNA includes:
- the LOC129727378 gene encoding uncharacterized protein LOC129727378, whose protein sequence is MGTYVLKVRFPVLGLEEGGKALLKSKADYNYTCVLLQKIIKNTHCNVMLNDLEMAFNKSMDMNKFIKEFFPSRRTRGFITAIGGMDSDDRIRVDINLDKLRRNEESLVLSLDHQTATIDAMYKFVDSSMLHIDDKMKNVMNTFNTLGKLVQDDLSFASTYKKALQLESELIEIGFRIQSLINDLNKQQNIILQVLLNKDNSITWFIQLLEPAILLQILKEAESKIKGGLEFPRRQNSGILSEILRITDVSFKTENNQMLSIDLKIPLVSKRKFKAFKGSFIPQINGTIIMTINLDRNIIIEEIDSYWGFLLTATQYENCKIYMNFRICELKLKEENLTSENECLLNLRFRNSTENCKIKLLRVNHDAWFETEESNVWEYVTPQEVEVNIFHGENKTNLIVRGTGRMRLTPNMRIQTNNTKIWYSDTTVSDNKALVNTMNYKIMNFTWEESTMHLIPTLSGNFSKVSFYDRKKLFDLGIDVEVLKKQRPFLENLIYSPLSSGWTIASIGTGAIIMLATLIVLFICCFKGQISCPQNKKYVSSYSKERKSKPFKQRNPKVSILKKPRSSPPKIPLRGQKITHLGPLIDPREPNSDAEMLKRMKDIFANPNLEHNGEILLMRELNPQANLPAIQKLEEEYMEPDIFQTSTGITNESDIQGISENKTIIKTQTRRPPVRIRW, encoded by the coding sequence ATGGGCACATACGTGTTGAAGGTAAGATTCCCGGTATTAGGATTAGAAGAAGGAGGGAAGGCCTTATTAAAATCTAAGGCAGATTATAATTATACTTGTGTattattacaaaaaataataaaaaatacacaTTGTAATGTCATGCTGAATGATTTAGAAATGGCATTCAACAAAAGCATGGATATGAATAAGTTCATAAAAGAATTTTTTCCATCCCGAAGAACTCGTGGTTTTATAACAGCCATTGGAGGTATGGATTCTGATGATAGAATTCGGGTGGATATAAatctggacaaattaagaaggaACGAGGAATCCTTGGTCTTATCACTAGATCATCAAACTGCGACAATTGATGCTATGTACAAATTTGTAGACAGCTCAATGTTGCATATAGATGATAAGATGAAAAACGTGATGAATACGTTCAACACATTAGGGAAACTGGTCCAAGACGACTTAAGTTTCGCTAGTACATATAAAAAGGCACTACAACTTGAGTCGGAAttaattgaaattggatttagaATTCAATCTTTAATAAATGACTTAAATAAACAACAGAATATTATACTACAAGTCTTGCTTAATAAAGACAATAGTATAACATGGTTTATTCAATTACTAGAGCCAGCAATTTTGTTGCAAATATTAAAAGAGGCTGAAAGTAAGATCAAAGGGGGCCTCGAATTTCCAAGAAGACAAAATAGCGGAATATTGTCAGAGATTTTGAGAATAACGGATGTATCCTTTAAAACGGAGAACAACCAAATGTTGTCAATTGACCTGAAGATACCGTTAGTTTCAAAGAGGAAATTCAAAGCATTTAAGGGAAGTTTTATTCCACAAATAAATGGAACTATTATCATGACCATTAATTTGGATCGGAATATAATAATTGAGGAAATTGATAGCTATTGGGGATTCCTATTAACGGCAACTCAATACGAAAACTGCAAAATATACATGAATTTTAGAATTTGTGAATTAAAACTGAAGGAGGAAAATTTAACTTCAGAAAACGAGTGCCTATTGAATCTCAGATTCAGAAATTCAACAGAAAATTGTAAGATTAAACTTCTGAGAGTCAATCACGACGCTTGGTTTGAAACCGAGGAGTCAAATGTTTGGGAGTATGTAACCCCACAAGAAGTTGAAGTAAATATTTTCCAtggagaaaataaaacaaatttgatTGTTAGGGGTACAGGTCGAATGAGGCTAACCCCAAACATGAGGATTCAaacaaataacacaaaaatttgGTATTCAGATACTACAGTATCGGATAACAAAGCATTAGTAAACACAATGAACtacaaaataatgaattttacgTGGGAAGAAAGTACAATGCATTTGATCCCAACATTGAGTGGAAATTTCTCTAAAGTTTCATTCTATGATCGAAAGAAGCTTTTTGATTTAGGAATCGATGTTGAAGTTCTCAAAAAGCAAAGACCCTTCctagaaaatttaatttattctcCACTTTCATCAGGCTGGACTATAGCTAGTATAGGGACTGGAGCAATAATTATGTTGGCAACGTTGATAGTACTTTTTATTTGTTGCTTTAAAGGGCAGATTTCTTGCCCACAAAACAAAAAGTACGTCTCTTCATATTCCAAGGAAAGGAAGTCGAAACCTTTTAAACAAAGGAATCCAAAGGTTTCAATTCTGAAAAAACCTCGTTCATCACCTCCAAAGATACCGTTGAGAGGACAAAAGATTACCCATTTAGGGCCATTGATCGACCCACGGGAACCGAATTCAGACGCTGAGATGCTTAAAAGGATGAAAGATATTTTCGCCAATCCAAATTTAGAACATAATGGAGAAATCCTGCTCATGCGTGAATTAAATCCACAAGCGAATTTACCAGCAATTCAAAAATTAGAAGAAGAATATATGGAACCAGATATATTTCAAACCTCAACAGGAATAACAAATGAAAGCGATATCCAGGGGATATCAGAAAATAAGACAATTATAAAAACACAAACTAGAAGACCACCAGTCAGAATTCGGTGGTAG
- the LOC129727379 gene encoding protein gustavus-like produces the protein MYAKKHLNKRRGLKHSVTPQITNMERPKRHENYEIPQRLKILLERPTVSLEEQIRHSWNKEDCSENIFVETNGLTAHRTYARNNTDCIRGKVGFTKGLHVWEITWPSEQRGTHAYVGIATSDATLQCMGYQSLLGLDSNSWGFDINRGMTLHDSIIDTYPKKQNGRERKSFEKFKIKFETIKVILDMDKGTLSFLANGQYFGEAFEGLQNKTLYPIISTVWGRSEVKMEYLGGLESKPITLQELCKYTICKGMCSIHFKENVKLFQLPKSIENYLCLQGKDFWKRSLNTDRKHECTNYCVTNNTIGLRVKDV, from the coding sequence ATGTATGCCAAGAAACATTTAAACAAACGAAGAGGACTAAAACATAGTGTAACGCCTCAAATTACAAATATGGAAAGACCGAAAAGACACGAAAATTATGAGATACCacaaagattaaaaattttgttggaAAGACCAACAGTATCTCTGGAAGAACAGATAAGACATTCCTGGAATAAGGAAGACTGTTCTGAAAACATATTTGTAGAAACTAATGGTCTCACAGCCCATCGAACTTATGCAAGAAACAATACTGATTGCATAAGAGGTAAAGTTGGGTTCACAAAAGGTCTCCATGTATGGGAAATAACATGGCCTAGTGAACAGAGGGGGACACATGCATACGTTGGAATAGCAACGTCTGATGCAACCCTACAATGCATGGGTTATCAAAGTCTATTAGGACTAGATAGCAATTCTTGGGGCTTTGACATAAACAGGGGCATGACGCTTCATGATTCAATCATTGACACGTACCCGAAAAAACAAAATGGTAGAGAACGAAAATCTTTTGAAAAGTTCAAAATAAAGTTCGAGACTATTAAAGTGATACTGGATATGGATAAAGGCACACTGAGCTTTTTAGCCAATGGCCAATACTTTGGAGAAGCCTTCGAGGGTCTCCAAAATAAGACACTATACCCAATAATTTCAACAGTTTGGGGCAGAAGTGAGGTAAAAATGGAATATTTAGGTGGTTTAGAGTCTAAACCAATTACCTTACAGGAATTGTGCAAATACACAATCTGTAAAGGAATGtgttcaatacatttcaaagaAAATGTCAAACTTTTCCAATTACCAAAGTCAATAGAGAACTATTTGTGCCTTCAAGGAAAGGACTTTTGGAAAAGGAGTCTGAACACAGACAGAAAACATGAATGCACAAATTATTGTGTCACAAATAACACGATTGGGCTCCGAGTAAAagacgtgtga